AGGGGTGGGGGTGGGGAGTGCAGTTTCTTGGGGGTGTGTTCTCGCGACGCAGCCTTTGCGGGCGTGAAGCTGAGCGTGAGGCCGTCTGTGATATCGGGCATGCGTTCCTCGGCAGGCTTCGGGGTGGGTGGCTGTGACGCGAGTTCGCCCTCCCTCTCGTAGTCCTCCTGGATGTTCAGCTGCATTGAGGCTTCGGTGAATTCTTCGTCCGCGGAGGCCTGATGGAGCAGGTTCGGGGGTGTCTCGAGTTCTGGCCTGGTAGTCTCGACGAGCTGGACAGAGGCTGAGTAGGTGTCCAGCTGGATCTCAGACATGTTGGCATCGACGTCTTCGTCCTCGATGTCTTCTGGTTGCGCCTCTTCAGAATCGTCAGGGGGTAACGCTGGATATACGATGTCGTCTGCATCTTCAAGCTGAGCATCATGACTTTCTTGGTGTGATGTTTCGACTGTGTTCGCAGTCTCGGCGTCAGGCTGTGAGGTTTCGGTTGTTGTGTACGCTGTAGAAGTTGACATGGTGGCAACGACTTCAGCAACCACAGTCTCGACAGTAGGCCACGTGGCCGTGATTACCTCAGACGTGACTGCTTCCGAGGCAGCCAGACCTTCCGTCGCTTGGTCGCTGGGCGGTAAGGTGGGGTAGTCGACCATTGCTGGCGAAGTCGATGGTGGGGCCGAGGTGCTTTTGGCGGGGGATCTGAAGATGAGGGCAAAGGTCGAGTCCTCGGGGAGTATGTTGCCCAACTTCTGGTCGTCGTCTTGGTCGTCTTGGTCTTCTTGGTCTTCTTGGTCTTGTTGGTTTTCTTGGTCGTCTTGGTCGTCTTGGTCGTCTTGGTCGTCTTGGTCGTCTTGGTCGTCTTGGTCGTCTTGGTCGTCTTGGTCGTCTTGGTCGTCTTGGTCGTCTTGGTCGTCTTGGTCGTCTTGGTCGTCTTGGTCGTCTTGGTCGTCTTGGTCGTCGAGACTCTCGTAATCTGGAAGTTGGTCGACAGTGTGTGCAGCTTCCATGGCGAAGGCAAAGGACGTTGGGCCGTGGTGCCCGTGTGGTGGCTCAGCCAGGCTCTCGTGGCTCATGTCTGCGTCTGCAGCGTCTTGGGTGTCGTCGCTGTCGGTCTGTTCTTCATGCAAGGTCTCAGTTGGTTGCGCCGACCTCTTGCCTGGCGGAGTGTTAGCGCCATTCGTTGGTTTGTGATGCAGGAAGTCGCGTACGGGGAAGGACGCTCTTTCGGCGGTCCCAGCGCGTTCCCTTGAAGGCGCGGTTGGTGCCCTGCATCTTCTCCATGGCCTTTGGGCTGAGCCTCTGCCTCCTCTTGACAGCGCGCGACCGTGCATCGTGCTCGTGCTCGTGCTCGTGCTCGTGCTCGTCCGCTTCCGGCTCGTCCTGCCCGGCGGCCTCTGCGGCGGTGGAGCGGAGGCTGAACCTGCGCCAGATGCTCTTTTCCTTGCCGTCGCCGGCTTGCTTGACCTGGCGCTTGCGTTCCCAGCCGCGCGGTATCCGGGCGACGGGCAGGGCGCTGGGGTCGAGGTGGGCTGCGTCGGTCTCGTGCCATGTCTGGTTGAAGGGCGCGGGCGGCAGGCGTTTGCGCGGAGAAGGAGCCATGGCGGCGAGGGCTGTGTGGAGCTGGTGGGTGGTATGCAGACGCTGTCCGCGCGAGAAATGCAGGCCTGCACGTTCTCCCAGGCGAGTCGAGTCTTCTGCGGCGACGTAGCGATGTGGGCGCGAGAGCGGTGACTTTGTTTGTTTACCGCCACCCGCGTGGACGGTGGACACGGGGCTAGCAGGGGTCGCGCCTCTGCCCGTCTCGTCTCGGCGCTTGCCGCTCGCACTTTTTGGCCGCCGTGAGCGCTCGACAGCACcggcaccagcaccagcaccagcaccagcaccagcaccagcaccagcacgaCAGCCCGACGACCGCACGACGACAGCACCGCGCATACCAGCAACACACCAGCGCCCACGCAATCCATCCCCCCTCCGCCGCCGAAGAGACGCCAAAATGGTGCCCAAGCCGCAGGGTCAGGCCATGCAGTCGGTCACGCATCGCCCTCTGCCCCCGCTCCCCAAGCTCCGCGTCCGCCGTCCGAACAAGCCAGAGACGAACCCGTGCCTGGGCGCAATGTCATCCGTACTGGGTAGGTGCGAACCGGCAGCGAGGCGTGTCTGTGGAAGAGCGCGTGCTGGAGACACATGACGAGAGCGACGTGCTGACTGGACTACCACAGGCTGCTGGGCATCGTCAGGTTACAGCGTCCAGGGCTGCGCACAGCTGGAGCAGAAGCTGCGGCAGTGCATGGACCAGCCGGTATGTGCTGTCTGCACGTGGATGGAGCACCCGCTAACACCACACCCAGCGCGACAAGAACCAGAAGAAGAACAACATCAACTACCACCTGTCGCGCATGTACCCCAACATTGTCGGCCCCCACAAGCGAAAATAGACGGATCCTGGGCTGCCGCGCTACCACCTGTACACTACTTGTATACCCAGCACCGCACGGCGGCATGCATGACGTGCTGAAGCGCCAGACGCTCATGTGCAATCACTTCATTGGGACGGCGTTCAGGTGAGCTTGTTACTGTTGTATAGAGGGCAATACAAGAGACGGAT
The Ascochyta rabiei chromosome 9, complete sequence DNA segment above includes these coding regions:
- a CDS encoding 40S ribosomal protein mrp10, translating into MVPKPQGQAMQSVTHRPLPPLPKLRVRRPNKPETNPCLGAMSSVLGCWASSGYSVQGCAQLEQKLRQCMDQPRDKNQKKNNINYHLSRMYPNIVGPHKRK